One Prinia subflava isolate CZ2003 ecotype Zambia chromosome 9, Cam_Psub_1.2, whole genome shotgun sequence DNA segment encodes these proteins:
- the CH25H gene encoding cholesterol 25-hydroxylase — MNCSLPQRALLRSLMEAQRDTLCLQPLWDFVTAKEPLIKSPFFPVLFSFTAYMAFCLPYIALDFLSIRLPELRKYKIQPQNYPSLGMMVPCIIQSAYHHVVLIFPVTFLHWYWRPMNLPVIAPELPEVLLQVAGCLLLFDFEYFLWHLLHHKVPWLYKTFHKVHHKHVSTFALTTQYSSTWELLSLGFFAAINPMLLGCHPLTEMIFFLVNIGLSVEDHSGYDLPWSTHRLVPFGLYGGAPHHDLHHLKFRSNYAPYFTHWDKLFGTFMESHSS, encoded by the coding sequence ATGAACTGCAGCCTGCCGCAGCGAGCGCTGCTCCGCTCTCTGATGGAGGCACAGCGGGACACGTTGTGCCTGCAGCCTCTTTGGGACTTTGTCACCGCAAAGGAGCCATTGATCAAGTCACCGTTTTTCCCAgtgctgttttcttttacagCATACATGGCTTTCTGTCTTCCATATATTGCACTGGACTTTTTAAGCATTAGACTACCAGAGctgagaaaatacaaaatccaGCCACAGAACTATCCAAGTCTTGGAATGATGGTGCCTTGCATTATTCAAAGTGCATATCACCATGTTGTTTTGATCTTCCCGGTGACATTTCTGCACTGGTACTGGAGACCCATGAATCTGCCAGTGAtagctccagagctgcctgaaGTCCTGCTGCAGGTAGCAGGTtgtctgctgctgtttgatttTGAGTACTTCCTGTGGCATTTGCTTCATCACAAGGTGCCTTGGCTCTACAAGACCTTCCACAAGGTGCATCACAAGCACGTGTCGACGTTTGCCCTTACTACACAGTATTCCAGCACGTGGGAGTTGCTGTCACTGGGATTTTTTGCTGCTATAAACCCAATGCTCCTCGGATGCCATCCTTTGACAGAAATGATTTTCTTCCTTGTAAACATTGGTTTGTCAGTGGAGGACCATTCTGGATATGACCTCCCGTGGTCAACTCACCGACTTGTGCCTTTTGGATTGTACGGAGGAGCTCCTCATCATGATCTCCACCATCTGAAATTCAGATCGAACTATGCTCCTTACTTCACACACTGGGACAAACTCTTCGGGACATTCATGGAGTCACATTCCAGTTAA